The following coding sequences are from one Denticeps clupeoides unplaced genomic scaffold, fDenClu1.1, whole genome shotgun sequence window:
- the gltpd2a gene encoding ceramide-1-phosphate transfer protein, whose amino-acid sequence MKVLLRSHLLPAAAMMAALMFLSAFWLPQGTFQSCNSSWRPCLFLYPPTHKPRDHVAYRRDAVAMGGLVLGDGFLIEECPGQAFQVSRLLFHLSSALGPGSDILLDPYLSGWEELIRFMESLGPLVSLFSYKVQEKIVLLRQIQAEDAENAAYSSLHSMMEAELLRGVVSFDRHAPSGCRTLLRLHRSLRWLQLLLEKLAAGPDADGRLATPGEMCREAYREVLAPHHPWLLRRAAEAAFSAMPQRAVLLRLVCVERQEEAAPVLERLIGAIGEVHSRTHNALQDRGMLDLP is encoded by the exons ATGAAGGTCCTGCTGCGCAGCCATCTCCTCCCGGCGGCGGCCATGATGGCGGCCCTGATGTTCCTCAGCGCGTTCTGGCTGC CTCAGGGGACGTTCCAGAGCTGTAATTCCTCCTGGCGGCCATGTTTATTCCTATATCCTCCAACACACAag CCCCGTGATCATGTGGCCTACAGACGGGATGCTGTTGCTATGGGCGGTCTGGTCCTTGGAGACGGCTTCCTCATAGAGGAATGCCCTGGGCAGGCGTTTCAGGTGTCCCGCCTTCTTTTTCACTTAAGCTCCGCCCTCGGCCCCGGCTCAGACATCCTCCTGGACCCGTACCTGTCAGGCTGGGAGGAGCTCATCAG GTTCATGGAATCCCTCGGCCCTCTGGTCAGCTTGTTCTCCTATAAGGTCCAGGAGAAGATCGTCCTACTGCGCCAGATCCAAGCAGAGGACGCCGAGAACGCCGCCTACAGCTCTCTCCACTCCATGATGGAGGCCGAGCTCCTCAGGGGCGTGGTCAGCTTCGACAGACACGCCCCGTCCGGCTGCCGCACCCTTCTCCGCCTCCACCGCTCGCTGCGGTGGCTGCAGCTGCTCCTGGAGAAGCTGGCCGCCGGGCCGGACGCGGACGGGCGCCTGGCCACGCCGGGCGAGATGTGCCGCGAGGCGTACCGCGAGGTCCTGGCGCCGCACCACCCCTGGCTGCTGCGGCGGGCGGCGGAGGCGGCCTTCTCCGCCATGCCCCAGCGCGCCGTCCTCCTGCGCCTGGTGTGCGTGGAGCGGCAGGAGGAGGCCGCGCCCGTGCTGGAGAGGCTGATTGGCGCCATTGGGGAGGTGCACAGCAggacccacaatgcactgcaggACAGAGGGATGCTGGATCTGCCCTAA